The window ATATTCAACGATGAGCTCCAGACCtgcctcctcctcgtcttctggcgCCAGGTACAGCCCTTGAAGGAAAGGTTTGCAAGGGAATCGTACGAGGAAACCATTCTTGTATCAGTAAAGCAAATACAAACTACATCGCAAAGAtcgttagcttagcataaggacAGGAAACATGAGAAAACGTTAGTCTTGCTCCACCAAAGCTCCCTGATCATGTTTTATCTTAGATGTTTATTATGAACAAAAAACCAAGGAGCAAGACAAAAAATTGACTTACAAGAGCTAGTACAACAACTGGTAAGAAAAACCTACGTCTACTGATTTGTGCGGACACATGGGATCTGAAATGTAATAAGTCTTGCTACCTAGTTGGATTTTGCTACCTTAGATAGAGAAATATAAAACACCTTTGCGCAGCCATTTCACAAGACAAACTTAAaagtaaactcctgcacactgtctaacttgtaATCAAACATTTATTAGCAAGGTTTCGGTACTAGACCGTCTagtactgaaacacacacagagcagtgcaTGTTACCTACTGTATAACCTTTCAGAGAGGGCCAGGCCACACTGGAAAGTTGTAAAAGTGCAGTGACGTTCTTGATCCAAATCTCCATCGGAAAACATAAATACGCCAAATATGTCAAACTACACTGCACAGGTTAAAGATTTTTTAAGACATCTTATTTCATTCTTATTTCCCTTCagatgttttaaatcttcaacatATCATGTATCGTCACTTATATTTTAAAAGCAGCCAATTAAATCTGCATTCTGCTGAAAACTGGTCAATATCTATACATGAACTGTGTAATATCTACACTGTTAATGCATcagtgtatatttatatttataaatattgtttataCTTGCAATTACCTGCTTGAACATAgcttattatcattattaccaCTTTTATTATTGCTCTCACTTGGTACTTCTTGtttattatattgttatttctatttttattttatattgtaaaCTTATCTATAATTCCtactgatttttggtgttatgagcaactaacaaatttccccctgggattaataaagtatttctgattctgattctgattaaagCTCTATAAAATGTACTGTCATCTTCTCTATCTTTCTATCGTAACTGACTGaatcttttctcttcctccagtAGATCATGGAGGGCATCGAAACCGCCTCACCGGGTTTTTGTACCACACTCCCCCATGGACCTGGAGTTGGGTCACCGTGTCAGGATCATGCTGCCAAATGGAAGGATCAGCACAGGAACTATCCGTTTCCTGGGCCACCTGCAGGGGGAGGCAGATCTCCACCTTGGGGTGGAGCTGCAGACAGCTCATCACGGAATGAATGACGGCAGCCACAGGGGGCACTGCTACTTTGAATGGTGACTGATCTCATTTTCTTACTGTGTGAATAGAAGCCACATGTAACCCTGAGCTCATTAGACAGAAGCTGAATTTTAAGATATTACTATACAGTGTCTGAATGAGGTCTGTCCAGGctcatctgtttaaaaaaaagtatgacttCCAGTGCCTGGGTTAAAAACATACCATTACATACAAGTCACTTTGAGAATGAACACATTACATCACAGTCCCTATAACTATGCCTCCAGACATACCTACGCAAATCCTGTGCACTTAGTGATTGAGGTGAAATATGCAAAACACAGGTTGAGGTAAACTTGACAGGCTACAGCTTTTAagaagtggtgtgtgtgtgtgcacttgagGTGTGAACTCATTTGCCTGCAGCAATGACAGATCTGACTtcctgtagaaaaaaaaacaggattctCCATGAACACAGAACTAATGCAGCCTTCAAATGGTTTGAccgtaaaaaatacaaaagcttTTTGTTGAGTTTCCGTTAAGAGTTTAGCTCATTACATCTCAGAAGATTTGATTTGAAAGCCAACTCCAAACACGACCACTTTTTTAACGtttgctttttctgtttcttccctTTGCAGCAAACCTGGTTATGGGGCATTTGTACCATTCCACAAACTACTGATGGCCTGGGaataacagaatgacagacAACCGAGCTTGGCAACTGGTTGCACCAGAAAACTGAGTGTAAAACATGAGTTACAGTTACCTTATTGTAATGCAACACATCTTTGTattgacatactgtacatacaaagTTATGTATGCCATTTGTACTGAGCCCATGAAGGCTaagataagaaaaaataaaaagctgtttgtaaatCAGTTCCACACCAAATCTGTGCCCACAGCTTGTAAATTCATGACTGAAGTTTGCAAAGCTGTGTGCACTGTTGAAAAACACCCTGGGTATGGGTTCTGAGAGGTTACCCAAAATCTATGTGCACAGATTTACAAACTGTGGTAATGGATTGAAAAAtggcttttacattttttctaaCCTTGGCCTTCAGGGGCTCCCAACATATGACTTATCTGAtaatcacaataaaatacaataaaaaatcaGTTCCTTTGCTTCAAGTGGGATCTTATGTAAGAGATGCAGAAACTATCTGATGTTCTTTTGTCAACTTAGATGGTATATACGTAAGTCTGCTCCCAAAACAAGCTAACATGTCTTAGACTAAGGGAAATGCTTAATTTCCAGCACACGGTCAgccttggtaaaaaaaaaaagcaaaaaaaaacttatgATGATAACCatgggaataaaaaaacaggtcgaaccaaaacatgttttatagcACCATGATAGACGTTTCCAACATTGGGAGCTGATGGCAGTGTTGTTAGTTTTTCAGGTAATTTGCTATTCACCAACCAGAATAGCTCTTCTATAATACCATGGTTGTATTTATTATGGATCACTGAATTCTAGAGCAAAGCTAATGGTGGCGCTAGAAGATAAGTCAGGACTCACTTAGGTCATCTTATGGACTCCAGATATCTGTACAAAATGATAAGCCATGAATTCCAAACAACAGCACACAGACACGTGCACAGACTGACCTTTCCCCTCcccagaaaaaaatgtttgtgcttgCAACATGAGATGGAGggtaaaaatgtcttttacaCCCTTGGGCTTGCCCCAGTTttaccagaaaaaaaatgaatgagtgTAAATGTCATGTTGCTCATTTCCAGATAAACTTTGGAGACATATGACTAAGACATTCACAAGACAGATCACAACACTGACCTCAAATATCAGTAGAActaacacacatttaacatttctaaaagttttttaatttttagtgactttttcttctttacagGTTGAACATGACTTTTTACAGTGTATGTTTACAAGGGATTTTCTACAACCCCATAAATTACCAGTGTTCATGAGAACTTAGTTCTGGGTACATTTGAATAATCATTCATTGAACAGTAACAAGTTTATAGAGAGTTACATAATGTTTGTATGGAtaatttttaacaaaacaaaaactgaattaCTATCAATAATACTCTTGGTTTGTGTCTAAGTCTTTTGTGAGTTTCCTGGTTCGGTTAGGATTTACTCTAAATCCCATGTGATGGGAATGTAAGTGCACCTCTCAGAGTTTACAATGAACAGCAGAAAGTTCAGGAGAACTACAGGGAAAGCAAAAGTAAAACTTATATACTATATACACGGAGAATCATGTTTGCTTGAGAACTAATTTTAGGACAAGgattaaaatatacaaaatttGACACAATATGCATCAACTGTCAAAACTCTAGAAAACCATTAACCAAGTGATTACTTCTGGTCTAGAGGCttttttcatccaaaaaatGGATGACATGGCCACAACTGACGACAATGTCATACAAATGCATATAGCTCAAGCCAAACAAATAACAATTCTATAATGGCATATTACAGAGTAATGATTGGCTTTGGAACCAACCAATGGTACATACTATGAGAgtgtctttttgctttttgtttcaacacaaaTATCATTTTAGATCCAACTAAACAAGGAGGCTCAAGACATAATTTTTTCAGAGAAATCATCAGAATATCCCTCTCTGAGCCTTCAGGTTGAGGATCTCTGCAGCCAGTTTCTCAGCATCCATCAGATGTGGAAACATCTCCATGACTGCATCCACCTGATTTGGGTTGAAGATGGCTTGCAGATTCTTTCGGAGTTCCAACCTCTGCGGGTCAAACACAGCAGAAGAAGCTTGTTGTTGGCCCCAGGATGGGTGCTGATGGTCTTTGTAGGAGCAGCAGGAGTTGTGGGAGTTTGAGAAGTGGATCGAGGGCGGCAGGCTACATGATGACCTGGCTTGGGGCAGCCCCTGAAATGGATCTGACCAGTAGTTTTCCTGATGATTTGGGGTCCCATGGTAATTGTGATGGTTTGGGAGGCTTTGCTGGTGTGGTACACCATGCTGGAACATGTGAGAAGGGTAGGTGTGGTATTTGGTTTGACCCTTTGACTCCAGGTTCCCATGATGTTGCTGAAGAGCTGAGGACCCTACATGGGAACAGCACCTGTTGCAttggctgctgttttttttctctaaaggcACAGAGGTATGCCAGGATCCAGTGAGGGCACTCTGCTGCTGGGCCCTGAGCCTTTGGGAGGTATTGTTGCAATGTGAAAAGTCCGAATACTGGCTCTCTAAAGAGCCAAGGCCAGAATCCAGGTACTCCTGAGAGATGTTGGTGTAGTAAGGATTGGCCAGTTGGTGCATCCCTGACCAGTCATTCTGACACTGGCTTCCTGTTACCGGACATGGCTTATGATTTGGACTCTTTCTAGGGTCCTTCCAGTACAGCAGCGCATTTTCACTAACCAGACTGGGATATGAAGAACTTTGCTGGTCTCTCCCTTTTATGAACTCTGAGTCTTGAAGATAGGAACAGGCATTATTGGTAGGTTTAGGATCAGCCTGAACTTGCTTGGGTGATGACCTGGCATTTCTCTCTTCTTTGACAGTAGAAATCTGGGCTTTTTCTCTCAGTTGATCAGCCAAGGACAGGTACGACTGGTTATTTCGCTCAGGATGGTAGAACTTACATTTGATGCCGTAAGtgcactttttgtctgaaaacaaaaaaatggacacacacacaaacgttaTAGGTCATCTCATGTGGGAAACCACATTAGTTCACCGACCAAAATCACTGACAGAATGAAAGCAGAATGGTTCCTCTTCTAGAGCTATGTGTTAGTCATATCTTACCATAAGGGCAGAGCTGCCTCTTTTGCTCTGTAGGCAGTGGCTTTGTCCTCAGAAAGTTTTCAAGACTGGGGCCATGGCGGCCAAGAGGGTCATCTGGGGGCATGAACCTggacaaaaaggaaacagatgTGAACTCTACAACGTTGTTTCCATGATTACAACCTTAAGACACGTTATGCAACAACTTCACCACAATCACAGCCTCAAACAGAAGAACAGATTGCTTACTTGTCATTGACGAAGGAATACATGAGGAGCCTCTCCTCGATGCATCTCTTCCACTCTGGTCGTTCTCCTTGGAGGTCACGGTAGGTGTCATTGGATACGATCACTCCCTCTGACTCGTACGCCAACTTGACGATAAAGCGGTCGTCATAGCAAACCACTCGCTTACCGCCAACACGCCGTGATGGAGTGAAGACCACTATTTTACGTTTTTCGAGCTCCGCAAGGATGTGTTGATCTgaaagtgcaaacacacacgagTAAGACTTTTGTTGTTTAACTGTGATTTGTCATAGTGTTTAAGTTTAGagacacagacatacagtatgtttgtgtttgtttatcacaACATGTTGTAGAGCCGTTCCTTTGAAAATCAACTTTCAACACTTACAAGCACTTTTCCATTCAAGTGCTTCTGTTTGTCTGCTCTGTCCTCACTTCGCCCCTGGCTCTAGATGATCTCCTCCTGTAGATGATTGTCAGCACTTAACCACACACTTCAAGTAAACTAggtgtggaagaaaaaaaaaccccacagctTCACTTCCTGGTGGGGCTTTCCAACAATCTACTGGAggctgattttcttttctttttttttacttccttgtTTGCAGAATGAAAATAGAACCTATGGATAGCTCCACCCAGGTTGCACAGTAACTAAAAGGAATGATGCATCACTTTGTAAACCCACGCTCCACCCTTcattatatatttgttgttggagctgtcaGAGGTTAGTTAAGCATGAAAACATGACGCTAAGGCTGAATGAAAGACAGCTTCTGTTTCTCCAAGAGACTATGAAGTCTGGGAATGATATCAATCTAGATTGTTCAGATACAGCCAAAAACATGTGACTCAGCTGCCAGAAATGTGGAGCTCTTTATTGTTTTCTACTACTATCAGTTACACCATCATTACACTGAATACCTACACTTGACGCTGTCTTAGCTTAATACTGAAACCTAACTCAGTGGTCAATTGGGTAAACCTCAGTTTCACAATCTTAACTGTATTGCCCCATAGGTTTGGCACCAGTTCTGTACTTCTTCATCTGACAGAAGGGAAATATTATCTCATGTCTTTCACAAGAATGAATTACGTATACAGGACTTTGCATACCTCCAGTTATAGAGGACATTCAAGCAGCAGTCGTATCACGTTTCATGGTAAAAGAGGAGCTCTGAAGGAGAAATGATAACTTATGGGAATAGAGCACTGATTCCTGGCGAATTAAAGGAACAGGTCAACATTTTGCAAAGTATGCTCTCTGCCAACTCTTGTAAAGTTAACAAATAAAGCATGTCTGTAATTATTATCTGATATATATCgttgtttaaaggtgcactatggagttttggtagagaaatgtgaaagttggagaagtgtacagattctgtggttaatgttcataactctatacacaaactgtcctcaggggaaaatttggtccctggaacactttttgaagctaaaatgctaagcgagaagttatggtgggccCGCaccagtgaaaccgtaactctcctggtagcttttttagctccaaacagcgTTCCAGGGATCCATTTTtccctttgaataaagtttgtgtctttatttcagaaaatatagcatagaattgtttcactacTCCAattttcactaccaaatctacatagtgcacctttaataataataataataataatttaaaaaaaaagtaaaatccaCTGAGGATTGTGATGGACTTATTTTTGATGGTACCAGTTGCTTCTGGGGAGAACTGTCAATTTTGCTCCCAgctaagaaataaaaaaatgacagaattGGCAATTTAGCAAATGTGCAATGAGATAGGATATATTCAGGGCGCTGAAAAAATGTGATCATGAACACCTTACACACAACCACAGAAGAAGTAGGCAGCAATGGTATACATCCAATGAACTGAGACCGAAAGAGCATCAACTGATAACATCATTATCAGTTAGCTGGATTAAAAACAGTAGGGTGTAAAGTAATTCACCTGATATGAAGTGTTTgtatagacttgatttataataAACTGAAGGTGATAGCTTGGATTTGCATTAAATTGAATGCACATCTGAAATGAATCCAGTCAGAGTCAGCATTGAATGTCAGACTCAGGGATATGCGATATCACCCTCACTAGTCTGCACCAGAATTACAAGTGGAAATAAAGTTTGGCATGTGTTGTGTCAGATTAAACTTGCATATAACTACTCAACGAGAGCAATGCGTGAACACATTCAACACAGACATGTGGAAGTTAAGCTGCAAAGACAACTGAAGGCTGGTGGTGCTAGCTATGCTAACGTTGGCTACACTTGGCAAACCAACATCATTTACCTGCAGAGTTATGCACATTGAAAAGAGCTACACATTTCAGAAGCATTTTAAATAGCCATCAGTTTCCTCATTGAAGAACATGATTAAAGGTTTCAAATAACAACTAAATAGCGTTTTATACTGACCTAGCTAGTGTTTAGccatgttaaataaattgtgctcaATTTGGACTGTTTAAtgagtgttttcttaactttagaGTAGGCTAAGGCTTTTAGGTATTCATTTAGTTGACAGGGAAGATTTCCAGccctactctttttttttattatagtaAGGGTAAATGGACAAATGGAAATAAAGAACAGGTCAATGCCGTTTCAAGTGGACCACCTGATAAGAGGTCTTGGTCTCATATTGCTTATGTTTTAGCCGATAAGATAATTTCTGCAAAGACTGGGAAAGGTTGGTGCGGCTAAAATAACCTGACGCATGTCTCTCATTGGTTGTGCATTTCTTGGACCCTCACCTGTTATGGGTGCATCAGGTCGGGGCTGCTCTTTACGCCAGGTGGGAACAAACAcagtgatgtttttatgaccccTGTCCAGGAAGAAGTTAACCGCCAGTTGGAGGCCTCGACATGAGAACACTTCCTTGTTGCCATGACTGtataaagagacaggtgagagaggattaaaaaaagtaagCACTACTAAGTCATTAGAATACATATATGATATACACATATGATACAGGGAGCGGTGAAAATTCAGTTGATCTGTGCAAACACTGCAAGCCTTTGAATGTTCTCCCTTGGGCTATAACTTACTCTGAACTTCATGTATTACACCTGATATCTAATGCGAGGTGGAGATTTGGAGGTGTGTGCCTAGAATTTGCATATTGTAGCAGTGGCCtttacaaaaacatgcacaGGCAGGGTGGTGAACGCCCTTTTTAAACACGGCCAAGGAGGAAAATGCATGTTTAAGGGTCAGAGTTGAATATCCACATGACAATGAGTGATGACAGcttaaaacatgttattttaacAGGTGCTTTACTGTTCACAGGCACAGAAAGAGTGTTTTGtctattgtgtttattgtgtagCTTCTTGTGCGGGTAATGGGATGGCTTTTTGAGTAGAAAAAGTAGCAGCTTTGATAACAATGACTCAGGACTAAAATTGTCAATTCATTTTccaataatatttttttaattacctcATTGCAACATTGCTGCCGTCAATAACAATTGGCCTCAATATTGCATCTGCAGTCTTCCAGTCCTGGACTTGTGGTGTGTTTCTGCCGGGTCCGGGGGCCCAACTGGGAGGCATCAGAGGGTCGCTTTGGCCCGTGCTCCGCTCTTCGCTGTCAGCGGCGCTGGTCCCGCTTTGAACCAGCTCTCCCAGCACCGAGTTAGTGTCTGTGTTCAGGCCCAGCTTTCTCAGAGCAGCCTTCACCCCCTCTGAAGAGTAACCCAGCTTCCTGAAGAAGTCCACTCGGAGCTGCAGCTCCTCGCTGTCTGGTTCGTGTTGGTCTGAAGCTCCGGAGCCCCGGCTGGGAAGTGCCTGATCCATCCTGGAGCAAATGGGCATCTTTTAAGAGGTGCTATGCAGCTGATattcactgactgactgagggAAAATAATATTTCAAAGAATgaaatttcactttttgtttctgttttgctgCCTTAAGATTGTTAAAAAGACTGTAATAGACACATGTCTTCAAATTTACCCTGGCATATAGGTCTATTGTTGTAGTCTTTGAATACTCAAACAGATCCACAGACTTTAAGGTCACTATCCTATACGAGTTGTACAGCTGGAGCTTGTAAccatgttgacattttcaaCTGCGGATTGTTGTCAAAAGTCATTCCATTAGTTTTATGACTAGGAGTAacaattcaaataaaagttATTCGTCTACCAACGTAGGCCTATCCCATTACTAGGCCTGTTTTAAGTAAAGTTTGCTCCTCTATTCAGCTGTACTGTCATCCTCTAAACATAAACATAACTGAACTCAACTTGAAGAAACGCACTGCTTTTCACACGGTAGGCTGTAGAAAGGCTATACGTGTTAGTATGAAAATATTTGAGCCACAGGCTAAATCTCACCTGAGCTAAATCTACAGTAGCCTTCGTGATACAGGTGACAGGTACATGTTTACAAATGGAGCTTCTGCCGCTCGCGCTCAGGTAAGTTCACAGCTCATTCCTCCTAAACAAATCCCACCGACAGTTTACCttcactgtctgtctctttctcttctcgGTCCATCTGTCATCAGAAATCATCCACAGCTCCTGTTCACGTCTCCAAGTGGGTTACAGTAACTTTGTCACAGTTTCGACTTGAGTAAGCACCTCCctcctggagagagagagagagagagagagagagagagagagagagagaaaaggtttcttccctccttctcttcctcctcctgcctgcCGGACACACGCTGAGCTTTGAAGAATTTGCATATCAGAGATCAGATTATAAGTGTTCCCTTTTCCTTCGGCTGTCACTCAGCCACGCTGCTTTgcttgttctttcttttttttttttttatgttggtgGGTGTGactcctgttttttctttgttgttgtcccTCCAGGCAAATTTCAGAATACTTGACACAATACAAGCATGGTAATATAATGTTGATTTGCTGTGAGGTTAATGCATCAGATCACAGCTAAAAAAAAGAGCgtcaaaacatgaaatatttttattcacaTAAGGCTATCATTACAATTTACTGTAAAAATATTATTGAAatgaactaaaaacaaaaagaatcatGTAATGTTTAGGCTACACCTTTGTAAGGGAGCGATGCAAATCATAATGCCAATCTGAATCTAGTCTTTTTCTAACAGCTGTCAACTAGAcgcaactttttattttcatttgcagGTGTGTAACAGAAATTGAGGTAGGCATATCTTTGTTATGTTAATCCTGGCTGGTTTTTAGGGATCTGTATATTTTTGGCGTAGGCTACAAAATGATCTAAAAcatgattattattatcaagGACCTGCATGTAACCTAATGGATTGTAGAAAAACGTAAAATACTGGATTTGAAGGAGGCTACAGTAGAAATGGTGAGACAGTAAGGAGAGCTTTGTTATTTTGTAATGTGATCTCGATGTGTCGACTCTTACTCaatctcccctcccctctcatTGAAGGTTATACTAGAAATACctaacacagaaaaaaacaacacaacagggACAGGACGCCCTCTAGTGCTTGAGggcaaaatacaaaaatctgacaaatagcatatgaaatatttagtaaaaaaaaaaaaaaaatacaataattacACAAACACGTACATCTGTAAAATAAAGTGCAGTAAATGTGGAACCACTCATTTTGGTAGTCATAGTTTCAGATATTTACAAGATAAGAGTTCTGGACAAGCATTAATAAACTGACCTAAATGGGTTATAATAATTGAGTTACTTCTGTCAACTCTTGATAAAGAATTCAACATTAAAAGGCTTAATCTAATTAAATAAGACAGTTTAACTATATTTAACTGTTCagctttttatttagttatatTCGTTTACTTGTTGTAAATAAGAATTCTTGTAAGAGCCAACACTCTATATTTGAAAGTCCTCTTTAATAGCGGAGGATTTTCTGGTGCGACCGCCTTCAAAATGAGCAACAAAatgagcaataaaaaaacactagaCAAGATAATTTCCTatattttgtttccttcatAAAATGTGTAGTTTGTGGAAAAAATAAGGGAGAACAACTAACATGTTAAATAGAGGacttttagaaaaataaaaatctagtGTCTACTGTAGCACATGTAACAGAGGGGTCTCTGGGGCCATATACCAAAAGTAAATAAAGCTAGTTTCATAGACACTCAAAGATTAATACCAACACAATATCCCTATCGTTTGGTAGTACGAGATTTTGACAACTActgaaatcacacaaaaaaaaacttttcagtgTGAGTCATCTTCCCCATTTTCCCACATAGGATTTCTCAAATAATGACTGCAAATGCATCTGCACCTTTGAATTTTCCTTATGGCTGGTTATACTGGTTTTGTCCACTAGATGTCACCCTACCTCCATTTTCCCCCACTGGACTGCTCCCACCAAGGGATAGTGGAAAATGTTAGTTGTGGCTTCAGTAAGCAGGTGGTTAAGTTGTGAGGTattatgtgttttatgtgttgtgtgtgtttgtgtgtgtgtgtgtgtgcgtgcgtgtgtgtgcgttcgtgcgtgtgcgtgtgcgtgcgtgtgtgtgcgtgtgtgtgtgtgtgtgtgtaaacaacCCTTGTGTACAGGGTTAATGGCACGGTCGAGCTGGGTTCACACTGCGTGCAGCTGGTTAATGGCATATACAGGGTTGAGTTCCGGAGAGTGGAGAAAGTAATCAGGGCCAGTTGCCAGGCGGTTGCCTCCTCTGAGGGCCCACACCGACGGTCCCAGGTGTCTGCAAGGCCTGATATTACTGCGGGGCAATGAGCTGCAGCCAGCAACGATGAGTTGGAGGTGAACCCCTCCACACAAACATccacatccacaaacacatattGGAGCTTCGATTGAAAGACAAGAACGAGACAAAAACCTGCAAAATTCTCATCGTTGTACGAGTGAGCCATCCAAATCTTTTATGtgtaaaaaatgcattttattacATCACAACTGGCTAGATAGACAGTTTTATAGTTATTTTACTGAATTTCATTTGTAAACACTCCTTTTAGCCTACAGTGGACTGCGGTGGagtgtattgtttttaatttacgGCTCGATTATATTGGAAAGCATTACTGGCATCCACTGAAGCTATTGTTCCCTAATGCAAATCTTAAACCTCGCTGAGAATCCAAGTGCCCAAGATTGGATGAGATTAGTGCAGATTGGCTATTGTGAACATCAAACGCTTACTTCCTTAACAGCTTGCGGGGAGGCATTACCCTTCTCAAAGGCATATCTTTTTCCTCCAGGCAGGTGTAGTTTGGCAGGGCTTGTTAAACCTGCGACAGTTGATCAAATATTCAGCCAGGCTCATTGTACTGCTGAGAGCTTTTTGGATGTGGTCGGGGCAGTGCTGTGCTGATAAAACCGGCTTTGTAGTGCCTCAGCCCTGGCCTCCCCTTTTGTAATTCCTTTCGTCTACTGCTCGGGTCAGCCGTCTGTCAGAGAATTAAATTTTTTTGttatgatttctttaaaaagaacCAACGGGAAAGAAAAGGCAGCCTTTAACTGGAGTAATCCATCTTGGACCAATGGTGTCAGAGTGATTCACGATTTCCAATTTAGCCATGGTTTGAATCTAAAGTAAATCAGGCAGGACGGCTCCACCCTTTGTGCAGCCGGACGACAAACTCTCAGTGACAGGAGGCTTCAAAATGAACATATCCCCCACATTCATCTTGTTCATTTATTACTTCAGACACCCCGCTGCTTGTCCTACATAGATCAGCAGGCAAAGACCTCGACATTGTGTGAGTACAGAGGAGGTAGGGCATTAAAAGTGACTGGGTGGCGAAAGCATTGATATCAGATTTGACAAAAGAGCAGTGGAATAGAGAGGGCCAAGATTCTGACACAGTGTTTAATCAAATGTACTTTGATTGGTGACAACTGAATTCCCCGAGCAAGATGTGAGTATTGCATGGCAATGTAGTGACTGCTCACCTCACTACCTTACTAGAAAAGGATTTAAAGTTCCCATATTTGACtcttttgttgctttattttaaatgattcagATGAATTAAAAGACGTGATTGTGGTTTAAAGTTCAGACTATTATCCCAGTTTGGtctaacatcttttttttctcttctttctgggGCTCGATGGCAAGTACCGGGTGTTTTGATGAGATcggatgtgtttaa is drawn from Labrus bergylta chromosome 8, fLabBer1.1, whole genome shotgun sequence and contains these coding sequences:
- the LOC109999113 gene encoding endoribonuclease ZC3H12A isoform X1 — its product is MPICSRMDQALPSRGSGASDQHEPDSEELQLRVDFFRKLGYSSEGVKAALRKLGLNTDTNSVLGELVQSGTSAADSEERSTGQSDPLMPPSWAPGPGRNTPQVQDWKTADAILRPIVIDGSNVAMSHGNKEVFSCRGLQLAVNFFLDRGHKNITVFVPTWRKEQPRPDAPITDQHILAELEKRKIVVFTPSRRVGGKRVVCYDDRFIVKLAYESEGVIVSNDTYRDLQGERPEWKRCIEERLLMYSFVNDKFMPPDDPLGRHGPSLENFLRTKPLPTEQKRQLCPYDKKCTYGIKCKFYHPERNNQSYLSLADQLREKAQISTVKEERNARSSPKQVQADPKPTNNACSYLQDSEFIKGRDQQSSSYPSLVSENALLYWKDPRKSPNHKPCPVTGSQCQNDWSGMHQLANPYYTNISQEYLDSGLGSLESQYSDFSHCNNTSQRLRAQQQSALTGSWHTSVPLEKKNSSQCNRCCSHVGSSALQQHHGNLESKGQTKYHTYPSHMFQHGVPHQQSLPNHHNYHGTPNHQENYWSDPFQGLPQARSSCSLPPSIHFSNSHNSCCSYKDHQHPSWGQQQASSAVFDPQRLELRKNLQAIFNPNQVDAVMEMFPHLMDAEKLAAEILNLKAQRGIF
- the LOC109999113 gene encoding endoribonuclease ZC3H12A isoform X2 produces the protein MDQALPSRGSGASDQHEPDSEELQLRVDFFRKLGYSSEGVKAALRKLGLNTDTNSVLGELVQSGTSAADSEERSTGQSDPLMPPSWAPGPGRNTPQVQDWKTADAILRPIVIDGSNVAMSHGNKEVFSCRGLQLAVNFFLDRGHKNITVFVPTWRKEQPRPDAPITDQHILAELEKRKIVVFTPSRRVGGKRVVCYDDRFIVKLAYESEGVIVSNDTYRDLQGERPEWKRCIEERLLMYSFVNDKFMPPDDPLGRHGPSLENFLRTKPLPTEQKRQLCPYDKKCTYGIKCKFYHPERNNQSYLSLADQLREKAQISTVKEERNARSSPKQVQADPKPTNNACSYLQDSEFIKGRDQQSSSYPSLVSENALLYWKDPRKSPNHKPCPVTGSQCQNDWSGMHQLANPYYTNISQEYLDSGLGSLESQYSDFSHCNNTSQRLRAQQQSALTGSWHTSVPLEKKNSSQCNRCCSHVGSSALQQHHGNLESKGQTKYHTYPSHMFQHGVPHQQSLPNHHNYHGTPNHQENYWSDPFQGLPQARSSCSLPPSIHFSNSHNSCCSYKDHQHPSWGQQQASSAVFDPQRLELRKNLQAIFNPNQVDAVMEMFPHLMDAEKLAAEILNLKAQRGIF